The segment CTAATATCCAATCATTGTATGTATTATAAACGTCTCGTATGGATTCAGGTGAAGTAGCAAGCAAATCACATCCTCTATCATCGTACACGTGAAAAATAGTTTTCCTTTTGATATTTAAAAAATATATCCTATGAAAAATACTTGGTTGCATTCCTAAATCCTGATTGCATACTGCTTTTAACAATGGAATGTATTTCATATCAGATACTTTGCATTCAAGGGTAAACCTATGTGTTTTATATTTTCCGTGTTCATCATCTTCTGGGAAAATATAAGGTATTTCTGTATGTTTCAATTTATATAAGATTGATTTTTCATAGATATATGGAGAGAAAATCCTCGCTTTGTGCTTATAGGTTTTTCCATCTCCAAAATCATTCACATCTACTACAACAAAAATTTCCTCGTCTTGTGAATGCACTGATTCAAACATCGTGACAGCCCTCTTATAAACCCCCAGTACATAAGGACTGTTTTCGTAATGGTATTCTCTATCCCACTCTACCCCTAACTCGAACCGTATGCCGATTTCCCAGTTATAAAACAAGGGTGGTCTTAAATTTAAGTTAGGAAAATTTTCATTCATATAGTCATTTAAAAACATATCTACACCTCAATTTGTTTCTTTAATTTTACCATTTTTTCTTCAACTATCCTGCACTTTTACTTTAAGTACAATCCTTCACAATCTCTAAATATCTTAACATAAATATCCAATTTAACTGCAAAGTGTTATTCCATTATATGGCCCTTATATATAGTATCATGGTAAAAAATGAGGTTCGATCGAACCTCATTCTATGTTTACATGTTAATAAAGATATGGTTTATTTTAATTGATTTCCTTATAAATTGCGGCCCAATCGACCTTTAATTGTTCCTTCAATTTCTTATTTTCTTCTTCGAGATGCATCATTTTCTTTCGAAGTGATGCAATTATCACATCTTTAGAATGGTCTGTCATGTTTCGTTTTACTTGATTCGGTGAATCTAATTTTTCTTCTTGTTTTCTTAATGTTTCAATTCTCGACCTGATATCGCTGTGTTTATATAAAAATGGTTTTGATACCCCTGATTTTGCTGATACAGAATTAAAATTTATCTTTTCTTTATGTTTAATCATTTCTTTAATGGTACTTTCAACCTTTTGCTTTGCTTTTTGCTGTTTTTCTTCGATACTTCGAAGAAGTGGTTGAGTATTTGGGTTTATATTTGCCATTGTATTTCATCTCTTTCTATATTCAGTTTCTCAATTCTCTTCTTGTTTTAGGAAGTCCATAAATCCCACCATTTTTTATTATTCCATCTCTAATTTCTTTATACTTTTTCAATTTTGGCTGAATAATTTCAATTGATCTATTTCTACCTGATTTTTGATATATCTCAATATCAGATTCCATTTTAAGAATTTGGTCGTTATAGAAATCTAGAAACGTCAGATCTACATGGAAACTGCGGCAATTGTTTTTTATACATGGTGGTTCTAAAGTTTGTTCCAAAAAGTCACAATTATTTTTGGGGCTTTTAATACACAAACCGTGATCTAATCGAATGGAATCCAAATTGTGGCGGAGCCATTCTAACTCTAATCCATTTTCGTCTGCTTGTTTTTCTATACTAGTAGCGATAATTTTGCCACCTGGATTTAATCTTACAGCCCCATTACTTGTGGCTTTTTCCCATTCTTTTCGAAGGGTTGTATCATGAATCTGGGCGTATACCAGTGTCATTTCAGGGCTCACATGAGCCATCAGCTTTTGTACATGTAAAATGTTCATACCGTTATTAATAAGGTTTACTCCATAACGATGTCTAAATGCATGTGCTTTACATCGATAGATATCTCCGTTTTCATCCATTATATTATTTTCAATAGCTAGTTTATTTAAATTATTTACTACATTGTCACGCGAAATGGGCTGTCCTTTTCTTGTACCATGATAGGTTGGAAATAAATAATTTAATGGATTTGTTTCTGAAGTCGATTTTTCCCTTGTTAATTTTTGTTGGGAAAGCACAACCTTAGCTATTTCTTCCGAAATTGGGACCCGATGATTTTTCCCCTTTACTTTACGCTGATCTCCGGTAATCCACCAACCATCTTCTCTTTGAATCAAGCAATCTACTTTCAAAGAACACACATCTGAAATTCTAAAGCCTGATGTCTCTAACAATATTACAACCGGAATAATCTCCTGCGGCAGTTTTCCCATGTGATCAATGATCTGATTCCAAACAAAATCAGATATGTATTTAATTTCGTTAGATGCCTTTGGAGGTAGTCTAGGTTTATCTTCAGGTACAATTAGGATTCCTACAGGCTTTTTGGGAGCTTCATCCCATTCATATCTTTGAATATATACAATAAACGTTTCTAGTACAGATAATGAGCGATGGATGTGATTCTCAGTAGGGGGTTGACCTTTGTGAACGCTATCTCCACCCATTGGAGAGGTTCGCAAATAATGCATAAATTCCTCGATATCTCTCCTACTTAATGAGGTTAAGTCTTGCCAGTTTGGATACTTTTTATAAATATATTTAAAGAATTCTTGCAGCTTTGCCATGGTTTGTATGCCAGAACCCCAGCTTAAACTTTCTTGTATTAGAACACGTTTTTCGATATATCTTTTTGCCAAGTTTTGAAAAGGTCTTGGTACAGAAGTGAAATTTAAAGTGTACCCGCAATTACTGTTATTATAGTCAATACCTAGTTTTCGAACATCCCAAATATCTTTCTCTGTTTCCTTCCGTTGATCATACCAGTCAAAGAAAAATGAATAAATTCGGTTGTATAACTGGAGGTAGCCTTTTACTGTTAAGTCGCTTTTCCCATGTTCAAAAAGATAGGTTTTATAGTGAATTGAAAATTTCCCGTAAGGGATGTCTAGAATAGAACCAATATCAGAATAGAATCTGAAAATAAAATCTTGCAATTTATTAAATGCAGTAGAATTACTCCATACTGTTGCCATATTTATTTCTAAATTAGTCAACCGACTGAAGAAATAATATTTAAATTCATTTCTAATTCTTGGATTCAATGTTTCCTCAAATTTAATTATTGGGCTTTTTATTATTATTTCTTTTTTGTAAAGGGGACAATCTAATGCATCCCATTCTTCGTTTTCCCAATACCCACTTAACTCTTGTAAAATTTGCTCATATCTTACAGCTCTAGCTTGTTGTTCAGTTGCTTTATTTAATAAAATCATTCTTGTCACCTTTCATCTTGTCATGTGCTTTCTGCCACTCTTTTCGTATAGTGACATCGGTGGGATGAACATAAGTCTTAATTGTTGTTTGAACGTTCGAATGACCCAACAACTTTTGGATTATCGATATTTCTACCCCTTGTTCATGAAGCTCAGTGGCATAAGTATGCCTTAACATATGGGGGGTAATATCAATCTGGGTTTTCTTTCTTATACGTTTAATTACATCGAAAGCTGCTTGATAATTTAATGGTTCTCCCTTATTAGGACCAGTTAGATTTATAAATACATGATTGGTATCCGCGTCATGATAATCAATTAGGTAATCTTGAAAAACATTCATTGTATCGCCAGATACATATACTCTTCTTCCTTTGCCGTTTACAGTTTTAGATTCTCGTACTTGAATGGAGGTAGAGCCAATATCAAAGTCCTCGATCCATAAAGATAATGCCTCTCCAATTCTAAGACCGCCTTCATACAAAATTCGAACCAATAAAGCATCTCGAATATTGCTACACGCATCATGAATAGATTGAACCTGATCTTTTGTAAGTGTTAAAACCTCTCTCCGAGGTTCTTTAATTTTTAAAATGTTTTTATCAAGTGGCTTCCCCTTTGATATATGATGTAGAAAGGGTTTGAACGATCGGTAATTCCCAATCACTTGCTTCTTTGTTTTTTCTGATAGATCTTTTTCATAATCTTCAATTCGCATTAAATAATCGTAGAAACTCTGAACGCAAGTCACCATAGTATTAACTGTTCGCTCAGATCTCCTTGCTTTTGTTTGTTGAAATTGAATTACTTTAGTAGATTGATTAGGACTTCTTAGCCAAGATACATACTCCGCCAGAAGGTTAAGATCCACTTCCTTGTACTCTTTTTCTTTTTCGTTTAAAAATTGAAAGTAAAACTTTAAATAATGACAGTATGACTTTAAGGTATTTTCGGCCTTTCCAATGTTATCTAGATATTTAAGAAACCTTAAAACTGGACCGACAGGTTTGTTATCTCCATCAATAAGCAAATATCTTTTTCTGTCATTAATTAAAACCTCTTGCACTTTCATTAACATCACCTCCAAAAACAATAGTGATGTATTTTTGTTTCTCTTTCTATGAAAACTATGTTTACTATATTTATCTACTATATATATGTTGTAAATAAAGAAACAAAAAGGGCGTAGTAATTAACGTTATTAACGTTAATTACTACGCCCTGGTATACTACATATAATGGCCCTTTAATGGAATAAGAAAAATCCTCCTGTTAATACAGAATTTCAAAATCAAAAAGTACACTCCCATCCACAGGAGTGTACTTTTCTTTCCGTATTCCTTATCAGTAAGCAAATAAATGTCTTCCGATTCTTAAGTTTGGTGTAGTATTAACAAAAATCCACTCAGATGTAGCGGTTTGAGGATTATAATAATATGTAGATCCGTAGCTTGGATCCCAGCCTTTCCAAGCATCCTTGACAGCGTGGTATGCTATATATGTAGGGGTTAAATAGTATTGACCATCCTGCACAGCTGTAAAGGCATTTCTTTGGTAAATGACACCTTCTATCGTTGAAGGAAATTCAGAGGAATGCAATCGGTTCTTTATAACAGCAGCTACAGCTACTTGACCTTTATAAGTTTCTCCCCGGGCTTCCCCGTATACGATCTTAGCCATCTTTTCGATCTCTATCAGTCTATACATTGTTTCCGGATTAGCCACTCCATTGACGGAAAGTCCAAAATCCCGTTGCAAAAGCCGGACACCTTCCTCTGTTAAAGGTCCATAATATCCTGTAGGGGCAACTTCTAGATAACCCAACAATACCAGTTTTTCTTGCAGAGCGGTCACATGCTGTCCCTGATCTCCTACTTGCAGTGTATTCCAATTTGCATAGGATTCTTTTGGTAAAACCGACAGTGCTAAAGCGGAAACAAACACAAAGAAAATTACCTTCACTTTATTCGACATATAACAACCTCCTTTTTGTACATATACACCAACAGAAGAAATATAAAACTCAATTTCCATTTTTTAAGAAAATATTCCTGTATAAAACAGAGAGAAAGAACTAGATGGATTTACTTCTATACCAGCAAAGTACACTTTCTACCCACTGCTTTTTTATTTCTTGGGCTGGTACGATTTATACAGAGCGGAAGTGATTATCTTGTCGAAATTTATATAGCCTATAAAGTTTTTATAATGTTAGCGGTACCCTAAAAGCGAAAATACTACAGATTTCCCTAAGTGCTAAGTAACACTACTGTAGTTTACCTTGATCCCCAAAATAGGTATACTTTTTGGATCCTCTCAGCAAAGCCGAGGAAGATCCACAAGTGGAAAGTCCTTGCAAATATCAATCGGTGTAGCTCGAACCTAATTGATAAGGTTTAATAGGTTGTAAACCTTAATACCTTCTGTATACGATACATTGCTTTTTTAATTATTGTCATCTCATCCTTATAAGATTCAAAAGGCAATGTGTACATTTCATCCTCATTACTCCAAAGTCTTAAAAAGTACTCGTTCATATCCTTCATAACGTGCTCCTCATTTGAGGCTGTGATTTTAATATCGGTTTCCAAATTTAAGTCATAAAGATTTCTTCTTGTGAAATTTGCTGAGCCTCCTATGATCGTTGATTCAACGTCTCTTTTAAAATAAATCATTTTTGGATGGTATTGTTCCCCTTGGGTGTTGTACCATCTTAACTCAATATTTCCTTGTCCTTCCTCTACAAGTTCTGCAGCCACTGGCCTGTTAGGGAGTCCTATCTTCTGCTGCCCAAATGCATGTTCATTTGGATCAAGGATCAAGTTTACTGTCACTCCACGGTTCGCAGCAGCAATCAGTTCCTCGATAATCTTTCTCTCTGCTAAATAGAACATACCGACCCATATCTCTTCCTTATCTTTAGATATTTTAATTTCGTGAAGGGTGTGGTCTAGTATCTTGCGTTCGGTTAGAAGTTGAACCGCAATTTCGCCTTCCTCTGTGGTCCCTTTATATTCAGGCAACGTCCCACCACTTGAAAAATCTAGGACAGCTTGTTCTGTTTTTAATATGTCCGCAATGATTGGACCCTTTACTTCAAATGCGGTGTTTGAATGAAGTCCACTTGCATCATGCGGATTGGCAGAAGAGATGATGGCACTTTTATCTGTAGCGATCACCTTCCGATGGTTTGCCTTTATATTCATCAGTTTAAGATAGGAACGAACTGTCGTATCAGGGGCACTTTTAGCCATCGGATTCTGGATCCATCCCGAACCTCCTTGTCCAAACCATTGGAAGAACACTCTCCAAAGTCCCGAATACAAGGGGTTGGAATCCCTTAAAACTTTTACGTTCGTTTCAATCACTTTTATTCCATTCTCTTCTAACTTTTTTAGTTCTTCCGCTTCATGCGAGCCATATGTTGTGTTTATTTCATCTGTTATGAATACAATCTCCACCTCTGGATTCTCCTCTTTTTTTGAAAGCAGGGTATTCATTAATGTGTCACTTAATGGAGGATAGTCCATTTCTCCATCGTTATAACCATTGAAGAGAAACATATCCAACACAATAAATTCCTCGGCCTCTTCGATCACTTTGTAGATTCGGTCAAAAATTTCATGTTCCACTTGAATATCTTTCTCTCCATATGTTAAATCGTAGAGAAAATCCACGGCCGTTACATAGTGGATATCCCCTTCAAAGGAAACTCCTTCAGGTAATGGCTTATAACTGTGATAGATGCTTGTAACAGCAACAATAATAAAAAGCACTAATAAAATGGTTAACATTCTATTGTTCATTATCCATTTCTTCATATAATATCCCCCTAGATATTGTAGCAACAGAAACATAATAAAAAAGCTTGCCTGCTTTACAAGCTTTTTTGCATATCTTTTCCCACTTTGAATCCCTACTCAGGTGTTATCTCAAGCTTTATAAGTTGGTCGTCATCTGGTCCCGGGGTCCCTCTTCCATCTGTATTATTGGTTATAAAATATAGATTATTTCCATCAACGAATACATCACGGAGTCTCCCGTTTTGATTCCAAAGTGTTGCTTGCTTTCCAAAACGCAACTCGAATTCCTTGATCATTTCACCTCTAAGGCTTGCAACCAATAACACCCCATCTTTAAATACTAAACCTGACGGTGCCCATGTTTCTGATCCCGAGTGGAATAATGGTGCTTCCATTCCTTCAGGATGTTCATCTCCTGTGCCTTTTGGCCAACCGTAGTTCTTCCCTTTTTTGATTTGATTGATTTCATCAAAAGCAGAAGGGCCATGCTCAGTGGCATACATCTCCCCTGACTCCTCATTCCAGGCGAGACCTTGCGGATTACGATGACCAAAACTATAAATGTAAGAATTGGGATACGGGTTATCGCTAGGTACCGTGCCATCTAAATTCATACGTATTATACTGCCAGGTAGGGTCTCGGAGTCTTGTGCGAGAGCCGGATTGTTGGCATCACCTATTGTTGCATATAGTTTATTGTCAGGTCCGATCTTTACCCTTCCCCCATTATGGAATATAGCACCTTCTATCTCATCTAATAGCACTTTTTGTTCTGTCCATTTATCCTGATCGTATTTTATCACTACCATCCTATTCTTCACTACCTGCTCTGTCCCATAGGTATGATAAACAAATGCAAGTCCGTTCCTTTCAAAATCAGGATGCAATACCATACCGAGCAAGCCACCTTCCCCATAAACCAACAGCGGTTCATTGAGA is part of the Sutcliffiella sp. FSL R7-0096 genome and harbors:
- a CDS encoding cell wall hydrolase is translated as MSNKVKVIFFVFVSALALSVLPKESYANWNTLQVGDQGQHVTALQEKLVLLGYLEVAPTGYYGPLTEEGVRLLQRDFGLSVNGVANPETMYRLIEIEKMAKIVYGEARGETYKGQVAVAAVIKNRLHSSEFPSTIEGVIYQRNAFTAVQDGQYYLTPTYIAYHAVKDAWKGWDPSYGSTYYYNPQTATSEWIFVNTTPNLRIGRHLFAY
- a CDS encoding DUF6262 family protein; translated protein: MANINPNTQPLLRSIEEKQQKAKQKVESTIKEMIKHKEKINFNSVSAKSGVSKPFLYKHSDIRSRIETLRKQEEKLDSPNQVKRNMTDHSKDVIIASLRKKMMHLEEENKKLKEQLKVDWAAIYKEIN
- a CDS encoding PQQ-dependent sugar dehydrogenase, coding for MKKKLFILSVLTCLLLTACTQGNQSESENETKETNARPEEGVQELVFSASKMEVLATKLQVPWSISKSEDSFFITERTGHVVKIDSEGMKREEVILNEPLLVYGEGGLLGMVLHPDFERNGLAFVYHTYGTEQVVKNRMVVIKYDQDKWTEQKVLLDEIEGAIFHNGGRVKIGPDNKLYATIGDANNPALAQDSETLPGSIIRMNLDGTVPSDNPYPNSYIYSFGHRNPQGLAWNEESGEMYATEHGPSAFDEINQIKKGKNYGWPKGTGDEHPEGMEAPLFHSGSETWAPSGLVFKDGVLLVASLRGEMIKEFELRFGKQATLWNQNGRLRDVFVDGNNLYFITNNTDGRGTPGPDDDQLIKLEITPE
- a CDS encoding tyrosine-type recombinase/integrase, coding for MILLNKATEQQARAVRYEQILQELSGYWENEEWDALDCPLYKKEIIIKSPIIKFEETLNPRIRNEFKYYFFSRLTNLEINMATVWSNSTAFNKLQDFIFRFYSDIGSILDIPYGKFSIHYKTYLFEHGKSDLTVKGYLQLYNRIYSFFFDWYDQRKETEKDIWDVRKLGIDYNNSNCGYTLNFTSVPRPFQNLAKRYIEKRVLIQESLSWGSGIQTMAKLQEFFKYIYKKYPNWQDLTSLSRRDIEEFMHYLRTSPMGGDSVHKGQPPTENHIHRSLSVLETFIVYIQRYEWDEAPKKPVGILIVPEDKPRLPPKASNEIKYISDFVWNQIIDHMGKLPQEIIPVVILLETSGFRISDVCSLKVDCLIQREDGWWITGDQRKVKGKNHRVPISEEIAKVVLSQQKLTREKSTSETNPLNYLFPTYHGTRKGQPISRDNVVNNLNKLAIENNIMDENGDIYRCKAHAFRHRYGVNLINNGMNILHVQKLMAHVSPEMTLVYAQIHDTTLRKEWEKATSNGAVRLNPGGKIIATSIEKQADENGLELEWLRHNLDSIRLDHGLCIKSPKNNCDFLEQTLEPPCIKNNCRSFHVDLTFLDFYNDQILKMESDIEIYQKSGRNRSIEIIQPKLKKYKEIRDGIIKNGGIYGLPKTRRELRN
- a CDS encoding DUF3885 domain-containing protein encodes the protein MNENFPNLNLRPPLFYNWEIGIRFELGVEWDREYHYENSPYVLGVYKRAVTMFESVHSQDEEIFVVVDVNDFGDGKTYKHKARIFSPYIYEKSILYKLKHTEIPYIFPEDDEHGKYKTHRFTLECKVSDMKYIPLLKAVCNQDLGMQPSIFHRIYFLNIKRKTIFHVYDDRGCDLLATSPESIRDVYNTYNDWILDYDKDEIDKVFK
- a CDS encoding phospholipase D family protein; amino-acid sequence: MKKWIMNNRMLTILLVLFIIVAVTSIYHSYKPLPEGVSFEGDIHYVTAVDFLYDLTYGEKDIQVEHEIFDRIYKVIEEAEEFIVLDMFLFNGYNDGEMDYPPLSDTLMNTLLSKKEENPEVEIVFITDEINTTYGSHEAEELKKLEENGIKVIETNVKVLRDSNPLYSGLWRVFFQWFGQGGSGWIQNPMAKSAPDTTVRSYLKLMNIKANHRKVIATDKSAIISSANPHDASGLHSNTAFEVKGPIIADILKTEQAVLDFSSGGTLPEYKGTTEEGEIAVQLLTERKILDHTLHEIKISKDKEEIWVGMFYLAERKIIEELIAAANRGVTVNLILDPNEHAFGQQKIGLPNRPVAAELVEEGQGNIELRWYNTQGEQYHPKMIYFKRDVESTIIGGSANFTRRNLYDLNLETDIKITASNEEHVMKDMNEYFLRLWSNEDEMYTLPFESYKDEMTIIKKAMYRIQKVLRFTTY
- a CDS encoding tyrosine-type recombinase/integrase, which codes for MKVQEVLINDRKRYLLIDGDNKPVGPVLRFLKYLDNIGKAENTLKSYCHYLKFYFQFLNEKEKEYKEVDLNLLAEYVSWLRSPNQSTKVIQFQQTKARRSERTVNTMVTCVQSFYDYLMRIEDYEKDLSEKTKKQVIGNYRSFKPFLHHISKGKPLDKNILKIKEPRREVLTLTKDQVQSIHDACSNIRDALLVRILYEGGLRIGEALSLWIEDFDIGSTSIQVRESKTVNGKGRRVYVSGDTMNVFQDYLIDYHDADTNHVFINLTGPNKGEPLNYQAAFDVIKRIRKKTQIDITPHMLRHTYATELHEQGVEISIIQKLLGHSNVQTTIKTYVHPTDVTIRKEWQKAHDKMKGDKNDFIK